Proteins encoded by one window of Akkermansia muciniphila ATCC BAA-835:
- a CDS encoding glycosyltransferase, giving the protein MKWYTCTPVSFKGDHTFFSRDSGAFCKAFQRIGVKSRAIMPTPAQEGDDPDLIRTEYANLKDAAWWKSLGIDGVILYAWGVGKYLPIARAIHDAGIFLVVYMDSSGLFFPWQYWLPIAKNMYTKDVFIHGKIKGSAFFLLRLLKQHTWNLASRGRRKHLDSGDMVAFPIPAALQSVADREWLYGKSIVRKLALVPNPISSTCRFAGEKRNIIMAVGRWDDLLYKRPCLLMSTLEQALAHAPHWEAEIYGNIPDFLREWHDNLPEPLRTRIHLAGYIPNIELQKKQSQARISLCTSLSEGTHLASAEALCAGASVVGPRLTPQLNCLQWYVSHDSGTLSPNDSPESLSGALLEEIRAWDSGKRNPEEISRYWCSLLHAENSCKRIIAAYEAAQGGKTGL; this is encoded by the coding sequence ATGAAATGGTACACATGCACGCCGGTGTCCTTCAAGGGAGACCATACTTTCTTTTCCCGCGATTCAGGCGCTTTCTGCAAGGCCTTTCAGAGAATCGGGGTGAAAAGCAGGGCCATCATGCCCACACCTGCCCAGGAAGGAGATGATCCCGACCTCATCCGCACGGAATACGCCAACCTGAAAGATGCAGCCTGGTGGAAATCCCTGGGTATTGACGGAGTGATCCTGTACGCCTGGGGAGTGGGCAAATACCTTCCCATCGCCAGAGCCATCCATGACGCAGGAATCTTTCTGGTAGTGTACATGGACTCATCCGGGCTGTTTTTTCCGTGGCAATACTGGCTTCCCATCGCGAAAAACATGTACACCAAAGACGTTTTCATTCACGGGAAAATCAAAGGTTCCGCTTTTTTCCTGCTGCGCCTTCTGAAACAGCACACATGGAACCTCGCCAGCAGGGGGCGCAGAAAACATTTGGACTCAGGGGACATGGTCGCCTTCCCCATTCCGGCAGCCCTCCAATCCGTTGCAGATAGGGAATGGCTCTATGGAAAATCCATCGTCCGGAAACTGGCTCTGGTTCCCAACCCCATTTCTTCCACCTGCCGCTTTGCAGGAGAGAAGCGCAACATCATTATGGCCGTAGGCCGCTGGGACGACCTTCTCTATAAACGCCCCTGCCTGCTGATGTCCACGCTGGAACAGGCGCTTGCCCACGCCCCGCACTGGGAAGCGGAAATTTACGGCAATATTCCTGACTTTCTCCGGGAATGGCACGACAATCTTCCGGAGCCTCTTCGCACCCGGATTCATCTGGCTGGCTATATTCCCAATATTGAACTGCAAAAGAAACAATCCCAAGCCAGAATCAGTCTCTGCACCTCCTTGTCCGAAGGAACGCACCTTGCCTCCGCAGAAGCGCTGTGCGCCGGGGCCTCTGTCGTAGGGCCTCGCCTCACACCCCAGCTGAACTGCCTGCAATGGTACGTTTCCCATGATTCAGGCACACTCAGCCCGAACGATTCTCCGGAAAGCCTCTCCGGGGCACTTTTGGAAGAAATCCGCGCCTGGGACTCCGGAAAACGCAACCCGGAGGAAATATCCCGCTATTGGTGTTCCCTGCTGCATGCGGAAAATTCCTGCAAACGCATTATTGCCGCCTATGAAGCCGCCCAAGGCGGAAAAACCGGCCTCTAA
- a CDS encoding glycosyltransferase family 4 protein has protein sequence MQRPRILHIFSRYGEVGGEEICFHAITEALGAIADVTPFVYSTEELFHSPHGALTKMGYLLHNRDVEQKLRECLRENRYDAWIIHNTFPAMSPCVYELALHQPAPVIHYMHNYRSGCLNGVFYRDGAPCFSCQGGNYFPGIMHACWRKNAAYSSLAAAVLYKTRRMGAWSRFSSYIAISRRQRELLIQTGIPEDKIRVIPHFIRQNPAPSAGPPRRDVLYAGRLTQEKGVLQLVQAWELLSPPGRILYLMGDGPLRGELERYISSRHLESIRLTGFIPHEEQGAVRAACGLSVAPSLWEETFGMVVLESWLHGTPVIVTPNGGLPELITHGRNGWIAQEPSVESLAETLHTALKQEERWPAMGAHGQQLLSSTYSPAAWLRSMEALLGELRVFHSSSTPPTS, from the coding sequence ATGCAACGCCCACGCATTCTACATATTTTCAGCCGTTACGGCGAGGTTGGGGGGGAAGAAATCTGCTTCCATGCCATTACGGAGGCTTTGGGCGCCATAGCGGATGTCACACCCTTTGTCTATTCAACGGAGGAGCTGTTCCATAGCCCCCACGGCGCCCTGACGAAAATGGGTTATTTGCTCCACAACAGGGACGTGGAGCAAAAACTGCGCGAATGCCTGCGTGAAAACCGCTATGACGCATGGATCATCCACAATACGTTCCCGGCCATGTCCCCCTGCGTCTATGAACTGGCCCTGCATCAACCCGCTCCCGTCATCCACTACATGCACAATTACCGCTCCGGCTGCCTCAACGGAGTATTTTACCGGGACGGAGCGCCCTGCTTTTCCTGCCAAGGCGGCAACTATTTTCCCGGCATCATGCACGCCTGTTGGAGGAAAAACGCCGCGTACTCATCCCTGGCCGCCGCCGTCCTGTATAAAACGCGCCGCATGGGAGCCTGGAGCCGCTTTTCCTCCTACATTGCCATCAGCCGGCGCCAGCGGGAACTTCTCATCCAAACCGGAATACCGGAGGATAAAATCAGGGTTATTCCACATTTCATCCGGCAAAACCCCGCCCCTTCCGCCGGCCCGCCCCGCCGGGACGTCCTTTACGCCGGACGCCTGACGCAGGAAAAAGGAGTCCTGCAACTGGTTCAGGCGTGGGAACTCCTATCCCCCCCCGGCCGCATTCTCTACCTGATGGGAGACGGCCCCCTGCGCGGAGAACTGGAGCGTTATATCTCTTCCCGCCATCTTGAATCCATCCGCCTGACCGGGTTCATTCCCCATGAGGAACAAGGAGCCGTCCGCGCCGCCTGCGGCCTCTCCGTAGCGCCCTCCCTCTGGGAGGAAACCTTCGGTATGGTTGTCCTGGAATCATGGCTCCACGGCACGCCCGTCATCGTTACCCCGAACGGCGGCCTGCCGGAGCTCATCACCCACGGCAGGAATGGCTGGATTGCACAGGAACCTTCCGTGGAATCCCTGGCGGAGACGCTGCACACCGCCCTGAAGCAAGAAGAACGCTGGCCGGCCATGGGCGCGCACGGGCAACAACTTTTGTCCTCCACATACTCCCCCGCCGCATGGCTCCGGTCCATGGAAGCCCTTCTTGGCGAGCTCCGCGTTTTCCATTCATCTTCCACCCCACCAACATCATGA
- the nadB gene encoding L-aspartate oxidase, with translation MKTSDFLVIGAGVAGLSFALRAAEHGKVAVITKGKFLDCSSAKAQGGIAAVWDRNDSFEDHVADTLDAGAGLCNEQAVRTIVEEGPDAIRELLEWGVNFDPGNQGEDYELAREGGHTKRRILHAKDATGLEITSKLLEAAKLHPNIELLEDHFAIDLITTTKLGLVTEDRVLGAYVLDRVSGEVEIFRSDRVLLATGGCGRVYLYTTNNDSATGDGVAMAWRAGATIANMEFVQFHPTCFFNTRAEGAEARSFLISEAVRGEGGVLIGADGKEFMHKYDPRKSLAPRDITARAVDSEMKRTGSMCVYLDISHKPEGFVQERFPLIYETCNRYGVNPAREPIPVVPAAHFQCGGVLTDVNGQTSLDGLYAAGETGCTGLHGANRLASNSLLECVVVAKRALNSMLSLHPLRKDSPTPYDIPAWHHGDTALPDELSVIYHNWDEIRRLMWDYVSIVRTNKRLDRAATRLRMLHREVKDFYWGYRITPDILELRNLVAVASLIVDCAMRRNESRGLHFNTDYPGKLDHRFVTQLHRW, from the coding sequence ATGAAGACGAGCGACTTTTTAGTCATTGGGGCAGGTGTTGCCGGATTGAGTTTCGCCTTGAGAGCGGCGGAACACGGCAAGGTTGCAGTCATTACAAAAGGCAAATTTCTGGATTGCAGTTCCGCCAAGGCACAGGGCGGCATCGCCGCCGTATGGGACCGCAACGATTCCTTTGAAGACCATGTTGCGGATACGCTGGACGCCGGAGCGGGCCTCTGCAACGAACAGGCCGTGCGCACTATCGTGGAGGAAGGCCCGGACGCTATCCGGGAACTGCTGGAATGGGGAGTGAACTTTGACCCCGGCAACCAGGGAGAGGATTATGAACTGGCCAGGGAGGGCGGCCACACCAAACGGCGCATCCTCCACGCCAAAGACGCAACCGGACTGGAAATTACCTCCAAACTTCTGGAGGCGGCCAAGCTTCACCCCAACATTGAACTGCTGGAAGACCATTTCGCCATTGACCTGATTACGACCACCAAGCTGGGCCTCGTCACGGAAGACCGCGTTCTGGGAGCCTACGTGCTGGACCGCGTCTCCGGGGAAGTGGAAATCTTCCGGTCAGACCGCGTGCTGCTCGCCACCGGCGGCTGCGGGCGCGTGTATCTGTACACTACCAATAATGATTCCGCCACGGGGGACGGCGTAGCCATGGCCTGGCGGGCGGGGGCCACCATCGCCAACATGGAATTCGTGCAGTTCCATCCCACCTGTTTCTTCAACACCCGCGCGGAAGGCGCGGAAGCGCGCTCCTTCCTCATCTCCGAAGCCGTGCGCGGGGAAGGCGGCGTGCTGATAGGCGCGGACGGGAAGGAATTCATGCACAAGTACGACCCCCGCAAATCCCTGGCCCCGCGCGACATCACCGCCCGCGCCGTAGATTCGGAAATGAAGAGGACGGGCAGCATGTGCGTTTATCTGGATATCTCCCACAAGCCGGAAGGGTTCGTCCAGGAACGTTTTCCCCTGATTTACGAGACATGCAACCGCTACGGCGTCAATCCCGCCAGGGAACCCATTCCCGTTGTTCCCGCAGCGCATTTCCAGTGCGGCGGCGTGCTGACGGACGTCAACGGCCAGACCAGCCTGGACGGCCTTTACGCCGCAGGGGAAACCGGCTGCACCGGTCTTCACGGCGCCAACCGGCTGGCTTCCAACTCCCTTCTGGAATGCGTGGTGGTCGCCAAGAGGGCGCTGAACTCCATGCTCTCCCTGCATCCCCTGAGAAAGGATTCCCCCACTCCTTACGACATCCCAGCCTGGCACCACGGAGATACAGCCCTGCCTGACGAACTTTCCGTCATCTATCATAATTGGGATGAAATCCGCCGCCTGATGTGGGATTACGTCTCCATTGTGCGGACCAATAAAAGGCTGGACCGCGCAGCCACGCGGCTCCGGATGCTGCACCGGGAGGTAAAGGACTTCTACTGGGGATACCGCATTACGCCGGACATCCTGGAATTGCGCAACCTGGTGGCGGTGGCCTCCCTGATCGTGGACTGCGCCATGCGCCGCAATGAAAGCCGCGGCCTTCATTTCAATACGGATTATCCCGGCAAGCTGGACCACCGCTTCGTCACCCAACTGCACCGATGGTAA
- the rlmB gene encoding 23S rRNA (guanosine(2251)-2'-O)-methyltransferase RlmB, with protein MGMRPQGNEQEARRNKHVRSAPSKIAVKALGEEVLDGILDKSSNPLLLILDCVQDPHNLGAILRTADGAGVDAVIAPRDKSVGITETVLRVSVGAAEKVPFIQVTNLARTMKQLQSRGIWIFGTSDKGDRGLYETDFTGPAALVMGAEGEGMRRLTEENCDFLLRIPMKGSIPCLNVSVATGVCLYEMVRQRS; from the coding sequence ATGGGCATGAGACCCCAAGGGAACGAACAGGAAGCGCGCCGGAACAAGCATGTGCGCAGCGCGCCGTCCAAAATTGCCGTGAAGGCGCTGGGAGAGGAGGTGCTGGACGGGATTCTGGACAAATCCTCCAACCCTCTGCTGCTTATTCTGGACTGCGTGCAGGACCCCCACAACCTGGGAGCCATCCTGCGGACGGCGGACGGCGCGGGAGTGGATGCCGTCATCGCCCCCCGGGACAAATCCGTGGGCATTACGGAGACGGTGCTGCGCGTTTCCGTCGGCGCTGCGGAAAAGGTGCCTTTTATTCAGGTGACCAATCTGGCGCGCACCATGAAGCAGCTCCAGAGCCGCGGCATCTGGATATTCGGCACGTCGGACAAAGGAGACCGCGGCCTGTATGAAACGGACTTCACGGGGCCGGCCGCACTGGTGATGGGGGCGGAAGGGGAAGGGATGAGAAGATTGACGGAAGAGAACTGCGATTTCCTGCTGAGGATTCCCATGAAGGGAAGCATTCCGTGCCTGAACGTATCTGTGGCTACGGGCGTATGCCTGTATGAAATGGTGCGGCAGCGTTCCTGA
- a CDS encoding metallophosphoesterase: MIQELDLAPGERARFISDIHFGHAKALAREPEELGFLLEGCSHLVVCGDLSETRESPCREEGLEKRARFLRMCRDAGVQPVLLAGNHDPDEKAGLLKLQGGRICALHGHALFREVAPWGWEYLKNKQVSRELIAAFPEAEADLLRRLELARAMSVLVPPVYTRSGTHQNKLVRFLAHSAWPPERPVRILLAWLTMMRRMGKFADRFFPEAEVVIFGHLHRRAVSGKKGRRLYINLGACFRHARCWAADVTPERGVSIRSYTPGGYDGPEAILR, encoded by the coding sequence ATGATTCAGGAACTTGATCTTGCTCCGGGGGAACGCGCCAGGTTTATTTCAGACATCCATTTCGGCCATGCCAAGGCGCTGGCCCGGGAGCCGGAAGAGCTGGGGTTTCTTCTGGAGGGGTGCTCCCATCTGGTAGTGTGCGGGGACCTCAGTGAAACCCGTGAAAGCCCCTGCCGGGAGGAAGGATTGGAAAAACGGGCCCGTTTCCTGCGGATGTGCCGGGATGCCGGGGTGCAGCCCGTTCTGCTGGCCGGCAACCATGATCCGGACGAGAAAGCCGGCCTGCTGAAATTGCAGGGCGGCCGCATCTGCGCTTTGCACGGCCATGCGCTGTTCAGGGAGGTGGCTCCGTGGGGATGGGAATATTTGAAAAACAAGCAGGTTTCCCGCGAACTGATCGCAGCGTTCCCGGAGGCGGAGGCAGATTTGCTGCGGCGGCTGGAGCTGGCCCGTGCCATGAGTGTGCTGGTGCCTCCTGTTTATACGCGTTCCGGAACACATCAAAATAAACTGGTGCGTTTTTTAGCTCATTCTGCCTGGCCGCCGGAACGGCCCGTGCGGATTCTTCTGGCATGGCTGACGATGATGCGGCGCATGGGGAAATTTGCAGACCGTTTTTTTCCGGAAGCGGAAGTCGTCATTTTTGGCCATCTTCACCGACGGGCGGTGAGCGGGAAAAAGGGGCGGCGGCTGTACATCAACCTGGGCGCCTGTTTCCGCCATGCCAGATGCTGGGCGGCGGACGTAACGCCGGAAAGAGGAGTCTCCATCCGCAGTTATACGCCCGGAGGATATGATGGCCCGGAGGCAATTCTCCGCTGA
- a CDS encoding metal-dependent transcriptional regulator, with protein sequence MIHEKFSTPELSNSLEDYIEAVRNIELEKGCATVGEIAESLNVKKPSASLAMKQLKERGLVEYTQYSPIVLTREGRYYADRVISCHTMVKEFLITVLKMEEKRADEVACCIEHIMTLEEISRFQLLTDRCRERGE encoded by the coding sequence ATGATACATGAAAAATTTTCCACTCCGGAGTTGAGCAACAGCCTGGAGGATTATATTGAGGCCGTCCGCAACATTGAGTTGGAAAAGGGATGCGCCACCGTAGGGGAAATTGCGGAATCTCTGAACGTGAAAAAACCTTCCGCCTCACTGGCCATGAAGCAGTTGAAGGAACGCGGCCTGGTGGAATACACGCAGTATTCTCCCATTGTCCTGACCAGGGAAGGCCGTTATTACGCGGACCGGGTCATTTCCTGCCATACCATGGTGAAGGAGTTCCTCATTACGGTGCTGAAGATGGAGGAAAAACGCGCCGATGAAGTGGCCTGTTGCATTGAACATATCATGACTCTGGAGGAAATCTCCCGTTTCCAGCTTCTGACGGATCGTTGCAGGGAAAGAGGAGAATAA
- a CDS encoding heavy metal translocating P-type ATPase has protein sequence MHYQVIHHTPGRLRVRSGRCAFNHDQAYGIECRLLKQKGVYSVKATPCNGGVFILYEGTSPQAIFRTLDRLRPETLRSHEPEERAEARKLARSFFLRIAGKASSFLFCKVFLPPPLRMAKAFWNYSSYLRRGMAGLGSGRLNVAVLDAVSIGVSIGTKAYGTANSIMFLLSISDLLENYTRKKTRAALAASLSINIDRVWRVEEGGMRQVPMEQIRPGEKIRVDAGNVIPVDGTVLSGEAEVNQAAMTGESEAASKREGSVVFAGTTLETGSLVIRVDAAGDQSRINNIIALIDHSEELKARIQSRAEKLADSIVPYTLLTAGALFLFTRNISKALSVLMVDYSCAIKLATPISVISAMKEAAARKIMIKGGKFMELFAKTDTIVFDKTGTLTSACPQVTQIIPLSDCSREYILKTAACLEEHFPHSVARAVVRKALEEGLHHEEEHAEVEYIVAHGISSRLHGKKVLVGSYHFLFEDERIPLTEEQRLTIRNHARGKSNIFLAIGRRAIGMIGVSDPPRPEAAETIARLKRQGISSIIMLTGDSESAARAISRQLGITEYRSQVLPEDKARFIQQLKKSGKTVCMVGDGINDSPALSCADVSVSMKDSSDIAREVADISLLSSSLAELVVLRELSCAVLEKIERNYRFIVGFNSSLILLGMFGLITPDLSAFLHNASTVYVSARSTRRCLPPVRVPK, from the coding sequence ATGCATTACCAGGTTATCCATCATACGCCCGGCAGGCTCCGTGTACGCAGCGGCCGCTGCGCATTCAATCATGACCAGGCTTACGGCATCGAATGCAGGCTCCTGAAACAGAAAGGCGTATACTCCGTCAAGGCCACCCCCTGCAACGGAGGTGTGTTCATCCTGTATGAAGGAACCAGCCCCCAGGCCATTTTCCGCACGCTGGACAGGCTCAGGCCGGAAACACTCCGCAGCCACGAACCGGAAGAGCGCGCGGAGGCCAGGAAACTGGCCCGGTCCTTTTTTCTCCGCATAGCGGGGAAAGCTTCCTCTTTCCTGTTTTGCAAGGTGTTTCTGCCGCCCCCGCTCAGAATGGCCAAAGCATTCTGGAATTACAGTTCCTATTTACGGCGCGGAATGGCCGGCCTGGGAAGCGGACGGCTCAACGTAGCCGTTCTGGACGCCGTCTCCATCGGGGTTTCCATAGGCACGAAGGCTTACGGAACGGCCAATTCCATCATGTTCCTTCTTTCCATTTCAGACCTGCTGGAAAATTACACTCGGAAAAAGACCCGGGCGGCGCTTGCGGCCAGCCTGAGCATAAATATAGACCGCGTCTGGCGGGTGGAAGAAGGAGGCATGCGCCAGGTTCCCATGGAGCAAATCCGCCCGGGGGAGAAAATCCGCGTGGACGCGGGGAACGTCATCCCTGTGGACGGTACCGTGCTGTCCGGAGAAGCGGAAGTCAACCAGGCCGCCATGACGGGGGAATCGGAAGCGGCTTCCAAACGGGAAGGGTCCGTCGTCTTTGCCGGAACCACGCTGGAAACGGGTTCCCTCGTCATCCGGGTGGACGCCGCAGGAGACCAGTCCCGCATTAACAATATCATCGCCCTGATCGACCATTCGGAGGAACTGAAAGCGCGCATCCAAAGCCGGGCGGAAAAGCTGGCGGATTCTATCGTTCCCTATACCCTGCTCACGGCAGGGGCGCTGTTTCTGTTCACCAGGAATATCTCCAAGGCTCTCTCCGTGCTGATGGTGGATTATTCCTGCGCCATCAAGCTCGCCACCCCCATCTCCGTCATCTCCGCCATGAAAGAGGCCGCAGCGCGCAAGATCATGATCAAGGGCGGGAAATTCATGGAGCTGTTCGCCAAAACGGACACCATCGTTTTTGACAAGACGGGCACGCTGACCTCCGCCTGCCCTCAGGTAACGCAGATCATCCCTTTGAGCGACTGCAGCAGGGAATATATCCTGAAAACGGCAGCATGCCTGGAAGAACACTTCCCCCACAGCGTGGCGCGGGCCGTTGTGCGCAAAGCGCTGGAGGAGGGCCTACACCATGAAGAAGAACATGCGGAGGTGGAATACATCGTGGCCCACGGCATTTCCTCCCGCCTTCATGGAAAAAAGGTTCTTGTGGGCAGCTACCATTTTCTCTTTGAAGATGAACGCATCCCCCTCACGGAAGAGCAAAGGCTGACCATACGCAATCACGCCAGAGGAAAATCCAACATCTTTCTCGCCATAGGCCGCAGAGCAATCGGCATGATCGGCGTCAGCGACCCGCCCAGGCCGGAAGCCGCAGAGACGATCGCCCGGCTGAAACGGCAGGGCATTTCCTCCATCATCATGCTCACGGGGGACAGCGAATCCGCAGCCCGCGCCATCAGCCGCCAGTTGGGCATCACGGAATACCGTTCCCAGGTTCTGCCTGAAGATAAGGCCCGCTTTATCCAGCAATTGAAGAAATCCGGCAAAACAGTGTGCATGGTGGGAGACGGCATCAACGATTCCCCCGCTCTTTCCTGTGCAGATGTTTCCGTCTCCATGAAGGATTCTTCCGATATCGCCCGTGAAGTGGCGGATATTTCCCTGTTGTCCAGCTCTCTGGCTGAACTGGTTGTTTTAAGGGAATTGAGCTGTGCCGTCCTTGAAAAAATAGAACGCAACTACCGCTTTATCGTCGGGTTCAACTCCTCTCTGATCCTGCTAGGCATGTTCGGGCTGATTACCCCGGACCTTTCCGCGTTCCTCCATAACGCTTCCACAGTGTACGTCAGCGCGCGCAGCACACGCCGATGCCTTCCCCCTGTCCGGGTTCCGAAGTAA
- a CDS encoding carbohydrate porin, producing the protein MALPVIAQDSTPAVGDILQGINMFTPEEGDPACKVKANEKYGTQWGVDMAYGLWNTEKVSDVKRHNNLALLHAQLNQRLIEDKANGGTWLRVEFSGSWGLDRESAQSDTFFTEAYATASGLHADAMGPHEGIFPEVALMQYFAGKRACLIAGMVNLTNYFDAVSIANDSFSSFTNDGFVNSTILPLVDSNIGGILQVELNRNNYMMVAVSRTGCDSGYNPFNSDYCDGYAVVGEYGHIFADGAATLRINPFYTSTDVDMDDGTGERRRQNAGLVASIEYTPCDPLTIYSRAGFAAKQYLSNSAEFSVGANIKLFPSREDDFLGISYGVFKGQTPCDGERAEHNREQVLEVMYSFQVNDYFKVVPHFQYIANPAYSTSSENILWGVQAVFSF; encoded by the coding sequence ATGGCGCTTCCTGTAATCGCTCAAGACAGCACCCCTGCTGTTGGTGATATTTTGCAGGGCATCAACATGTTCACTCCGGAAGAAGGTGATCCTGCCTGCAAGGTGAAGGCCAATGAGAAATACGGCACCCAATGGGGTGTGGATATGGCCTACGGGCTTTGGAATACGGAAAAGGTTTCCGATGTTAAGCGCCATAACAACCTGGCTCTTCTTCATGCCCAGCTTAATCAGCGCCTTATTGAAGACAAGGCCAACGGGGGAACCTGGTTGCGTGTGGAATTTTCCGGTTCATGGGGGCTGGATCGTGAATCCGCACAGAGCGATACGTTTTTCACTGAAGCCTATGCCACGGCTTCCGGCTTGCATGCTGACGCGATGGGGCCTCATGAAGGAATATTCCCTGAAGTGGCGCTGATGCAATACTTTGCAGGGAAGCGCGCTTGCCTCATCGCAGGTATGGTGAATCTCACCAACTACTTTGATGCTGTCAGCATTGCCAATGACTCCTTCTCCTCTTTCACCAATGACGGGTTTGTGAACTCCACTATCCTACCTTTGGTGGACAGCAATATTGGCGGTATTCTGCAAGTTGAACTCAACCGCAATAATTACATGATGGTTGCCGTTTCCCGCACGGGATGCGATTCCGGATACAATCCTTTTAATTCCGATTATTGCGATGGTTATGCCGTGGTTGGCGAATACGGCCATATCTTTGCCGACGGCGCTGCGACTCTCCGCATCAATCCGTTCTATACCAGCACGGATGTGGACATGGACGACGGGACCGGGGAACGCCGCCGCCAAAATGCCGGGCTTGTCGCGAGCATCGAATATACTCCCTGCGATCCTCTGACCATTTACTCCCGCGCCGGATTTGCCGCCAAACAATACTTGAGCAACTCCGCTGAATTCTCCGTGGGCGCCAACATTAAGCTCTTCCCTTCCCGTGAAGATGACTTCCTGGGCATTTCCTACGGTGTGTTCAAGGGGCAGACCCCCTGTGACGGAGAGCGCGCTGAGCATAACCGCGAACAGGTGCTGGAAGTCATGTACAGCTTCCAGGTGAATGATTATTTCAAAGTTGTTCCTCACTTCCAGTACATCGCGAATCCGGCTTACAGCACTTCCAGCGAAAACATTCTCTGGGGCGTTCAGGCAGTCTTTTCTTTCTGA
- a CDS encoding FeoB-associated Cys-rich membrane protein — MGTYIIATLLFLALAYALYKIFSKRGKCCGNCGCCGNDSDGCCGGGGNCCGGHHHDHEKQD; from the coding sequence ATGGGAACATATATCATCGCCACCCTTCTTTTCCTGGCCCTAGCCTACGCGTTATACAAAATTTTCAGTAAGCGCGGCAAGTGCTGCGGCAACTGCGGATGTTGCGGCAACGACAGCGACGGCTGTTGCGGTGGCGGCGGAAATTGCTGCGGCGGCCACCATCACGACCACGAAAAACAGGATTAA